The window CGTCACTAAACAGAGGAGGGGGATTgtgcttccaactccccagtgttatCAGCTCGGCCCTCCAACACACTCCAAAgggattacatcagcagtctcatcattgGTCAGGTGAACAAGTACTCTGCTCACACCCAGTGTCTCTTCACTGTTATGCAGATGATTTATAAATCTATTCGTCTCTTAAATCAAGTATGACtaacatggttttattttttgtagacCGTATAACTGTTGTTAAACAGTGgctaggtaaaaaaaaagttcttaaacCATCAAAAGACTGAACGTATTTTATGCAGTGATAATGCTTCCACAGACATCAGTGATTTGCCTTTTAAGTTAAATGAAGCAGTTAGAAATCTGGGGGCAATGTTCAACCAGGAGTCtaactttgaaaaacaaatgaactcGGTAGTCAAATCTAGCTTTTATCATCTGCGTTTGCTGACTAAAGTTAAATCTTTTGTAAATCGCACTGACTTAGAGAAGGCCATCCATGCATTCGTCAGTACTGGACTTTAGTACTGTAATGGACTTTCTATTGGTGTCCATCAATCTTCTTAATGTCAGCATATTACCACAGTTCTATTCTCTTTGCACTGACTCCCTGTTGAttttagaatttattttaaaatcttaatgtttgtttttaaagcattaaatGGACTAGCCCCACCTTATTTATCTGAACTTTTAAGTCTTCCTGTACATGGGAGATCTTTGAGGTCATCAAGTTGCCGTTTATTAGATGTCCAAAGAACTAGGTTAAAGCCCTGGGGTGAGCGGGCCTTTTCAGTGGCAGCAACCCAACTTTGAAACAACCCTTAGATCTTCGTTTAACTTCTGACCAGAGAATCTTTAAGTCTGAGATTAAGATTTATCTTTTTAGACAGGCTTTTAATACCATGTGGCAGAATACCATTTCCCTTATTTTATTGTAGTTCTTGTGTATTTCTTTTGTGTGCTTCAGTCACCTTAGTTGGTTGTTGCTTGGCGCGatataaatcaatcaatcaatcaaaaatTATAGAAGAGAAGCAGCAGTCAATTCCCAGCGTAAGTACAAGTGCAAGAACGTACCAGACAaacaaatagtccttagcatgtTTTAAGAGATGCATGGTCAGACAACCAGACTGCCTCATTTGGCATTTTCAAAAGGAGAGCAAAATTCATGTCATCAATTAAGGCAAATCATCCAGTTCATGAAGCAGATATTACCGGAAAGACACCCTATGAGAAGTTCTGCTTCTATCTCTTCAGTCCACGCAATGTTGTCTTTTGAGATCGTCAAAATGCTTCAGTGAGACATGTAAGATGAGTCGGTGTGTTCTTTTTGGTCAACGAAGGCTTCTGGTTTTAGAAggctcccatggaggccatttttgccCCATCTCTTCATCTTCAATCATGAAGTTTGGTTTGGGTAGTTTTGACTCTCGCATATGAATAAAGAACATCCCTTAAAAACAGGTTTTTGAATTTGATCAGGTTTATCTGCTAACAAGATTTGTTTGGTGACCTTTAAAGTTAAGACgtggcaaaaacaaaacgcTATAATCACGTAAGAGGGCGGTACAAACACAGCTCTTCATGTAGTCAGGAGAAGTGGAGCAGAACaataagaaaaagacaaaaaagacaaaaggatGAAGCGCTTCTTAGTTCCTGTTAAACCAACAGGAATTGTGAAGTGTCATTAATAGCCTTGAAGCTGCTATTGATGTTAAGGTAAATATAAACTAGAGCTAATGCAGGAGCCTAGTTTCGGTTGTCATTAGTAGAAAACAGCAACAGTTGGATTATAAATGGCATCGCTCCACTAATAACCTTGAGATTTTGTGTTATCAGTCATATTGAGAAACTTTCCCAGGATATGTAAACTAATTAGCACAAGGGACGTGCTTGGGAGATAGGCTTTTTCCAGGGAAGTGCTCTCATCCTGTAAATGGCATGCCCTCTGGGAGTTTACAATGGGAAAGAATGAAACTCCCCTCCTCACAGACTAGAAATAATGGCATGTCACTGAAGGTGCTTTTAGAATTCATCTTTATTGCAGAAACCCTGACCAACattacacacgcacacacaactGTTGAGTTCCCAGAGGCGCATCGTGCTCCCAGCAGGAAAAGTCACACCATTTAATGGAGAACAGACTGCTTGCCAGGATTTAAACAATCAGGTACCAACAAATTTTAGCACAAAATAAAGCATCGCCTTtaatagaaaaataacaaagtGAAAAGCCAAACAAATATTTCAACAGATTTCTAATGTACATCAGTGATTCTTTGTTCAGGTCCAAAGAGGCAGTAGACAGAACTTGGGTTAAATCTTTTCATAGAACACATCCTCTGGGTTTGCATCTCCAACATGTCAGCTTTCTACTCTTCAAATGTGCTTTGAAGAATCCACTAAGTGGATTCTATCAGTGAATCGTAGATCTGAAGGACTTAAACCACACCAGCCTTCCCAGAAATTGCCATTTTTACGGAGCAATTGCCTTAATTCCCTGGACGCCCACCAACGGACAAATCTCCAAATCCTTGATCATAGTCTGCCTAAtctttcctgtttcctgtctgtAGCTTCTATTCTCAAAGAAGTGGCTTTCGTATACAAATTGTCTCATATACAGTACCGCCCTTTCAAATTAAGAATTATTAAACTTATCAGCATCATACAGTATTTATATTGGCTCTAAAAGACTGACTGACCTCAGAAATTTCTGTAACAGCTATTTAGATTTTGACCCGGTCTCCATCAAGGGTTACATTTGAAGTGATTTGTCTTAGACTTAGttctaaaaattaaataagaagAAAATTGATTATGGCcaaaatgaatattttaataatgctattagatttattttaggCGGctgatattaaaaataaacaaagcaatgCTTATCCTGAATTCTGGGAACAGTAAAGCTTAATGATACCTGCAGCACATTTACTTGTAACCAGATGTAGAGGGCAGAAATCTCTCGTAGTCATTTACTTGGTTACTTGCTCCATAACAACTTGGtttccagtgaaaaaaaaaccgCAATACAACTCCAAGCCCGAGATAAACCCCAAAGTGCACGTCCTTTtgtatattaaattaaaataaattaaatgctttctataaacacagaaatattgTTCCCAGTATAACAACGTAATATAATAAATTTAATACATGTATACCATGGAATATGctacaaaaaatatacattatatTAGTGTAGTTTAATTGCATCAATGTTTAGGCAGCTGTTAGCAAAAGAAAGATCATGGAAATGAAGCTAAACTACTGCTGAGAAGGTTTTACTCCGTGCTGCATGAGTGCGCTGATTACTTTACCGTAAACCATAAACCTGCACTGCTTACTTCAATAGTTATTGAAGCAATTCCGTAGCTAGACCTGGAAATAACCAACAATCTGACCACAAATCAAAAGATGAGTTCAGCTCCAAAGAACACCGTTTGTTCTTTCCTATCTAAGTAGCTCGGATGAGTTGAAGTGACACGCAGTTTGTCCTTAGCATCCAGTTTAAATAAGCCGGACGTAAAGAGAGATTTTTCCCATGATCTGTGGCCGCACACCACTGTGTCGACTGTGGACAGGAGCAGGTGGTCAATTGGGTAGCTATTTTTGAAGACATTCACGCTGTTGGAGAGGGTGAGGACCTCGTTTTTGGAACACTCGCCGCTCTGAATCCGGAACGTCAGCTGCAGGAAGACTCTGTAGAGGCCCTTTCTGGGGACAACTAGACTCCCGTTGCTGTAGCTGAAGCCGCCTTCAATGTACGCTTGTCCAAGTTTGTCTTCCCAGAGAAGATATTTTCCAAACGTGTTGTTATGGGACAGCACTGAAGGGGaggacagaaaacacaaaataagatTAGAACTCTACTTTCTTCTTGCAGCTAACATCTCATACAAGACTTAGGAAGAGCTGAAGGAAAGAGCAGGCCTCCGCTGGCAATCGGGAGCTCAATATTGTTGTTAGGCTCAACGCCAGGGCTGTCTGCTTTGGTTGGTTCTAATCTCCTCGCACTATCGCCTTTGCCCAAACATGGTCCTGTAACATATGTAGCGTGCTCATGCAGATTAGTTGCTGAAGTTAACTAAAGGAGCACACATCAGGGGAGCATGGTGCATGATAGAACGCCCCCTTTCTCTCCCAGAAAAAACGATACGATGCTTGCCCATATAACAAAGGTTGTTACAATTTCCAATCAATATAATGCGATATTATCTGTCCATTCAACATTTGCATTGATATCAActcactataaaaaaaatatatatgtgatttgaccattttatttctaagctcttacAGGTATCtggcatttaaatcaaaaacagcattcttcccattttaaaataataataataatattaataggTCACCTGATTACTTTAGACTCATGCCTGAATTTCAAAAATAACGATTTATCTTAAAAAGGACGATATGGATTGATATTTCCTTTTTGCACTGATATAACTGGATTGTTAATCATTTAATTGATATATCGCTGTGgatcgatgtattgttacacccctaaCTTTTACTAGATGATgtaattaaactaaaaaaaggaATGTCTTTATTCGCTTACTATATTATTCTCTTTTATGTATTATTTGAACGGTGAAAGTAAAGCGTGCAGGGGTCATAAAAGCCAAACCTAGGGCCAGTCTTGTGTATCTCACTGAAGTATCCTTCAAAGTGTTCCAGGTCTTATCTACTAGTGCTTGATTTAAAAAGGGATAAACGGAGACTTgcctaacagaaaaaaagaactgacaTTCTGGGAACATTTGCAGAACAGCCATGTGTGAACCTGTGCGTCACGTGACATGACATGGCATGAATTAGATCATCTATGTAGTGGTGTACATGACGTCATTTCTGCTCTCTTTGCAGAATGAGCTCAACTTCACGACTCTATTGCCTTTGTGTTTTAGAGCCACTTTtagctatttttgtttttaataaaacttgGTAGCAAGGTCGAAATCCTATTCTGGCCTGTTTCTTGACACTTTCTTATAAGTATGAGAATACTTATACCTGCTTACAAACAGTACAGTTAGTTACCCCCCTTCCCTCCCCCTCATTGAGCCTTCAGTAGGTGTCTACCTGTCAGCATGGCACTTGGAGGCTGCTTTGCACTGTCCTCTTGCTGCATCTTTTCAGCAGTGCCTAGAAGAAAGATCCAAAAAATGTCTGGATTTTAACAAATGATACACGACAGAAAAACAGACCTTCATATCAATTTGTCACCAAACTAGTTATATTTACCTGATGAATGGGTGTCAGCATCAACCATGGTCTGCAAGAAAGCAGAGACTTTGTTAAAACAGAATGTTTTACAGTGTGACACAGAAAACAGGTTTATGGTTCTAAAGTACACCTTCAGTCTGTACTGTAAAACATGCAGATTGTGACATAACAGTCCTTGTGATTATTGATAAATATATGCTCTggctaattttaaaatagcccTCCTCCTACTTGGTGAAAGCAGATCTCTTCTGCATATCCTCCCTCATTACATCCATAAACTGTTTCCTCTCCCCCTCCTCCGCTGAGAGCTTCCTATGCTAAATTCTTTGTCTAAAACCTCCATAATCACACATCCAAACTATTTAAGTATTGCTTCTCTAAATTTATCTCCAAATTGCGCAGTTGTTATCATATCCATTTTGGTCACTTCTAATGTATATCTGAACAGGTCAGCTTTAGCAGCTcaaatatggaataaatgaatTTTATTCCAGTTTATACAATTAAAAGAATCCATAAAGTCTCATTTTGCTGGTCCtataaaagcattaataacaCATATTATTCACTGCACTTGGTTCTCAGCGTCGTAAAAAGCTAATGAATGACAGGGACATACTTTGTTGACTTAATGGGGAAAGGTTGAATCATTTTACATTCCTGTTGGATTCCAATCTAAAACCTTGGTTGAACAACTTGTACTGTACTCTTCATTTTAAAAGCaatgtttgtcacattttttatATGTGAATCTccatagtgccttgcaaaagtattcacccactaggcattttttttatgttttttactgCCTCACACCCTGGAATTAAAATGTGACTGTTTGAGAGcgtgcacctttttttttttttacagttgctACTACAAATCTGaagttgacatttttttgttttttttactgtgaagcaaacaacaaacaggacaagataactaaaataataaaaattcagTGTGCATAACTGTTCACTATTCAGAGAACATTACAGAAGTaaaaaggcatatatatatatatatatatatatatatatatatatatatatatatataaatatatatatataatttggtATTTCATGTGTGCGTACAGTGACACTACATGATAGAAAGCCTAATGTTGTCCCTTCTAGCCCCTTCAAAGAGCAGTTAGTTGTATTTCCAGTCCACTTCTAACAGGACAGAGTCTGAAAAGCCCGGAGTTTCCCCCACTCTCCCAGCCTAACCTGAACTCTCCCTCCAGTCGGCTAACCGGCTCCGCGAGGCGCGAGGCGCGCGGCCCGCAGCCTTGTCGTCGCGCGGCCCGCAGCCTTGTCGTCGCGCGGTCATAACAACACAGCTATCGCCAGCACGTGCGTGTAGAGAAAGTTGGGCTTAGCGACGCTCCCACAGACATGTCTATGGACGCTCCTCTGTCAGAGCGATGACGTCAATCAGTTGGCTAAAGTCACTAAAACTGTAGACTAGCCTCGTCCTGCACGAGGGAACAATAATTTAACTACACTGTTTTAAAGCTATAAACGAAATAAGCATTTTACACAATCGGAAcccctccctttttttctttacatatttaaaaaaaaacatgcacacatgtACTGCTGCGCGTCTATTCAAACCTAAAACCCGAAAGCGCTGGAACCGAAGTTAAACTCGTTGTGCACACAGCCTTGGCCACTACAGCCATGATCATTGCGCACTTCGGCAGTTGCTTCGTTCCTGCCCTGCTGCACTGCCAGGAACTTCAATACACAGTCATATTTTCAGACGcggtgcagaacagcacctgagaaaaacaccaaacaggTAGTTACCCCACTGTCAGGAGCAGAGGCGCATGGCCGCTCGAGTCTGAACGTCAGGAATAGCGCCAGGACTCCGCCAAGCAGCAGAAGTAGCACCACAGCCGCGAACTGGGCCATCCGTCGCCTGTGCTTCTCTTTCAGGAGCTGAATGTAGAGGCTGTTCTGGCACCGAAGGCCTGCCTCTGCCTCTGCCTCTGCCTCTGTCTCCGCTCCTCCCTCGCGGGCGCGCCAGCAGCTCTCGTTCTCCATGCCTCTGCCCTTCTGTTGGCGGAATACGTCCCGACTGCCTGCGAGCATCTCCATTTATCAGCGCGCGGTCGCCCACGTTGAAAGCTGCGCTGCATTGACAAGAGTCTCGATTCAAAAGGAGTTTCACCCAGAGTTGAAAATCTCGCCCGAACTTCCTCTTTCCAAGAGCTTTGATGTGCTCGGGgcatttagaataaaaaaaaaaaaaaaagaaaacgtttgCCAATTTTGTTGCAtggaatgcaacaaaaaaaaaaaacgtgctgaACAAAAGCATCACCATGAACAGAGCAACGTACCTGCAAAGAAACGTGGCTGTCCCTGCAGATCCACCACCTTCAGCTCCCTGTGAAAAGGAGCAGAATGCGCGGACACTTCACATGGAGCGCATCCATTGTGGAGCAGTTTGTTACGCTACCCTGTGGAGCAGGGGCGCAGTGAGATGTTTTagggcaggggtcaccaacatggtggccgtgggcaccaggtagccctccAGGACAGTATGTGCCCTCCAGCCTGTTCagaaaaatagcacaaccctccagtgagctgcatacaaaatgctattttattcagttgctcttcctttttaatcatacttgtatttacatagatctagaaatgacaaaagcaataaaaacatatttatattacgtaaagttaaggtgagcttggactcttgtagttcaatGGTCAGTACATTTAGCCCTTCGTATGATACAGTATCCacaaagtagctctcagtttcataAAGATTGGCGACCCCTGTTTTAGGGCCTATGGATATGGTGCTCTATTTTTGCTCGTTTTAAAACCTTGATATTTTAGCTAAATGCTGCAAGTATATCTAACAGCATCTGCCAGGCGATTCCCAGCTGCAGGCAACTCAGAACCTTGTTAAGGGTTTGTTTTTGGAGCAAAAATAATTTGGTTGGCTTGTAGAAAATCCCAGctcagtatgttttttttttgttgtttttttttgttaaagaaaaaaaagtgaaacatttgTAGAGATCATTTTCTCAGAACacattgcttgttttttttttacccggcAAGTTTAGGACATGGTCGTAACTAGATGCCATTCTtgcagttgtttgttttgtacatCAACAGAGACGGTGTGGTTGTCATAAAAGACAAGAGGATTAGTGATCCAATACTACACCATGCCTCATGAGCCCTCGTATAACGCTATGATCAGTTGGTTTCTGGCATTGTCATATTTCTTGCAGGAAGAGTGTTTATTGTTGCGGGTGGTGCTCACTCTACATCAAGACCTCAGCCAATAATAACACTGTTACAGTTGTGTACTGGGATCTGTTttcaaaacaacagttttctgTAAATTCCAACATGCAGGAATTTACAGAAAAAATCTATTCAGGAATGGTTAAGCTTTGCTTTAGGCTTGCTGGGTGCCTGTTGAATGATGGCACCTTGAGGCGCTGTAGCTAACATAGAGGTGTAGGGTTTAGGACTGGCAGTTGCCAATAGCTAAATAAAAAGAGAATTCTCACCTTGCTAGTAACAACAGATGTGCTTTACTTTGTTTAGGCCACTGACACATTTCTTACAGAACAAGAGGAAACCTGGTTGTGTGTTCGGACGTTACACTGTATTGTTAAACgttgaaaataaagtttttactaCCCAGGTGCCATGTTACGTTTAAAAGATGCGAGGGGTTTTAAGCTCAGCGACGACGTATTCCCCTGAAAACTGCCACCAGACGCGAAGCGGCTGACAGCACCACCTGGAGAACTATCGGCAGCGTTTTAAAAAGTCTGGGTTCATGACAGCGAAACATCGATATCTAAAGGTTAAACGCAGGTTTACTCACGTTCACCCTACAGCAGCAGATCCCAGATTTCCTTTTACCAGTATGACACAATAACCCAATTTCTGCAAAAATCAACAGATGTGGTTTAGAAGCACAAAACAAACAGTACGTGATCAAATCAAAGCTGAAGGAACCGAAACCGCAAGACCATAACCACATCACTTATCCGAAAAACCCCAAACTCCAAGAAGGTTCCTCATAGCGTTCGAGTGTCATCTATTCGCGCATCTTCACGCTTTTATGCTGATTCAGGAAAGGTTTTTATAAACTTAACTATTATCAAGTAAATCTATCTGCAGGTGATGGGCACGGCTTGATTTGCTCTGTATTGGCTGATTAACAACAATCTGTCCACTTTGAGAACAGAAGTGAAGCAAAACGTAAAAAGGTGCTGTCAGCAAGCTGGTCTTGACGTCAGCTACGTTTTGTCAACTGAGCGATACGAGCGATTCATGTGATGGATGAGGAAACTTGAAGGGTAAAAATAGGGAAGAAGTTTATTTGGCTCGTAGAGTAGTACTTGCGGTCGGGCCTGATAATGACGCTGTTACTCAGGGCCTCAGTGTTGCAGATGATTTTTTGgcagatgatgtggttctgttcCTGCCTTCAAGCAAAGCCCTTCATTGTACATTGAGGTGATTGTCAGTGGCCTTACGCCTGTAAGTCTGAGGCCTTCCTGTGGAAAAAGGTGGTGGGCCTCTTATAATGATAGTAATCATCTatattgtcattgcaatatATACTTCAATGAAATTCATCCTCTGCATAGAACCTATACCTTAGGGAGGGCTGTCACTGAGCAGTACCAGTGAGCATTCGGGGGCAaagggtcttgttcagggacTTTCACATTGGAAGTCGAACCATGAACCTTACAGGCTTTCCAGGATGTAAGCACCCTGCTTTCTAGCCATtaggttgccactcctccaaaTTGCCCCAACCCCGTGTTGGGGGAGAGACTCTGTGAAACAGAGGGATTGAAGTCACTGAGTGTTTTGTTTATGAGGGATGACAGGACTAAACAGATGGAAACATGGATTGGGGCTTTGTGTACAGTGATACAGCGTTGTCTGTTGTGGTCAAGAAAgggctgagccaaaaggcagaTCTCCCAGATTATCACTCGGTCTACTGAAAACAGAAAGGGAACTTGTTCTAGTTAACAAGGAGATCTGTGATTTTCATTCAATCGGTGATTTTATTGATCCGTGCTAGGAGAAAACAGAATGCAGGCTCACAAACCTGTCAGCATCCACCCATCCGTCCTGACTGGACAACACGGAAAACTTGCTTGTTTTCATAGCACAGTTTCTCAAGGGAGGGTCTTCGAAAAACATCGGGTTAGCTTTAATCAAAAGGAAAATAACGTTAGGAATGTTGGGAAAAAACTAGACCTTCAACCTAGAGGGGAATTCCATCTGTATCGGTGTTGAGCACCTCCTAGTGACTTTTAAAGCACTGTCACGGTCCAAGCAACATCAAATACAATTCTCAAACATAAACTAAACTCTGAAGCCACAACAGGGGACTGAATGCTGTTGACTGGTCTCTTACAGAGTGATAAAGAGAAGCTTCCATCGACACCACTTTACTTCCCAGCCTTCACCCACAGTTGTGAGCCATGGATCATGATCCCAGATACAAATGGCTGTAAAGCCCTACCTTACAGATAGAGCCCTGGGTAAGTTTCAAATAGAGCTGCTGCTTCGCCAAGATGCTTCCGGGGTAAACCTGCAAAAGATAGTCTTTTGCCCAGGGAACGCGCTGGTATTCTCCAGAGTGAATGTCACCTGAGAGAGCGAAGGTACCTCAATGAGCTGCTTTCAGATATCTGCTGGACAATGCATAGACTGACAGTAAAGAGTAGAGGACATAGAAAAAGGATGGAAGAAGTTGAAGCTGGGTTAGTTCTTGACTTTAACAGCTCGTCTGTGTTGGACATGTGAGCTCAGAGTAATCTTCGACTGCACAACGGGTCCTTCGGGAAACTCCTCGACACATGCAGTAATCATAGAGGCATATTTTCTAATCCTAGTTGAGGATTCAAAGCTTTAAACCCAAATCAGACTTTTACTCTGGTGCTGAACTCGGCGGGGGCGGCTCAGCGGGAGCACAGGTTGTCGTCTATAATTGGCGGTGGGTGTGATTTCCCGACCCGTTGCCGTCCACTATTGGTTAGCCTGGGAAAGGTTTAGGCCCCGTTTGGGGGTCTTAGGGTTAGGAGCGTGGTCTGCAGCAGCCTATCTGTCTCAAGCTTCAACATGATCTTCAGAGATAGAGTTCTGCACCGTACCATGCCAGTAAGCCCGTTCTCCTCTGACGTCAAAGGACCACGTCTGCTTACTGGATGTTTCCTCTTTTTCAcatcatttttttgtaaaaaaaaaagaaacaagtagTAACGTGTGTGAAAATCCAaatagatcagcagtttctgaactACTCAGACCAGCCTTTCTGACATCAACTGGCGCTCAACCTTGCAACAATTGTTCGGTTGCAAACAAGTACCAAAACAGGACCGCCTGACAAAATGGACAGTGAGTGTATGTAAGCTGGACGATTGAGAGAAACTCAGGCCAAACAGTTAAACCCATTTTTATTTGAGAGTTGAGCTCTTGAGTTTCAGGTCTTATTTACACAGCTTGGATTGTTGCAGTTCTGATTTCTGGGCGCTTTCAGTCCTCCGGCCGTCTACGTGGTTTAagtaggaaataaaaacaatagaaaaagcTGACAGCATCATCACACCCAGAGAGGGTCAGAGCTTGTTGAGTGACAGTGCGCGCACACACAGTATCCTACCTGTACAATAACCGTGCTACTATTCACATTCATCTGTACATTAAGAGCTCTATTTACAGTCGTCACATTAGGGAGAGAGC of the Fundulus heteroclitus isolate FHET01 chromosome 12, MU-UCD_Fhet_4.1, whole genome shotgun sequence genome contains:
- the LOC105915764 gene encoding lymphotoxin-alpha, with the translated sequence MEMLAGSRDVFRQQKGRGMENESCWRAREGGAETEAEAEAEAGLRCQNSLYIQLLKEKHRRRMAQFAAVVLLLLLGGVLALFLTFRLERPCASAPDSGTMVDADTHSSGTAEKMQQEDSAKQPPSAMLTVLSHNNTFGKYLLWEDKLGQAYIEGGFSYSNGSLVVPRKGLYRVFLQLTFRIQSGECSKNEVLTLSNSVNVFKNSYPIDHLLLSTVDTVVCGHRSWEKSLFTSGLFKLDAKDKLRVTSTHPSYLDRKEQTVFFGAELIF